A genomic window from Bradyrhizobium lupini includes:
- a CDS encoding acetyl-CoA carboxylase carboxyltransferase subunit alpha, with product MPDQMRSYLDFEKPVAELDSKLDELRTLAASGSDIAEEIGRIEDKAAQAMADLYLNLTPWQKTLVARHPQRPHFNDFIKGLITEFTPLAGDRKFGEDEALVAGFGRFRGEAICVMGQEKGDSTESRIKHNFGMARPEGYRKCVRLMEMAERFGLPVLSLADSAGAYPGIGAEERGQAEAIARSTDACMALTVPNVAIITGEGMSGGAIAITTANKVLMLEHAIYSVISPEAASSILWRDGSKAQEAANNMKITAQDMLRFGVIDSILKEPVGGAHRDPAAMIATTGDAIAKAFDELRGLDGDAIRKHRRQKFLDIGRKLG from the coding sequence ATGCCAGACCAGATGCGCAGCTATCTCGATTTCGAAAAGCCCGTCGCCGAGCTCGATTCCAAGCTCGATGAATTGCGGACGCTTGCGGCCTCCGGCAGCGACATCGCCGAGGAGATCGGGCGGATCGAGGACAAGGCGGCGCAGGCGATGGCCGACCTCTATCTGAACCTGACGCCGTGGCAGAAAACGCTGGTCGCGCGGCATCCGCAGCGGCCGCATTTCAACGACTTCATCAAGGGCCTGATCACCGAGTTCACCCCGCTCGCCGGCGATCGCAAGTTCGGCGAGGACGAGGCGCTGGTGGCCGGCTTCGGCCGCTTCCGCGGCGAGGCCATCTGCGTGATGGGCCAGGAAAAGGGCGATTCCACCGAGAGCCGCATCAAGCATAATTTCGGCATGGCGCGGCCCGAGGGCTATCGCAAATGCGTGCGGCTGATGGAGATGGCGGAGCGGTTCGGCCTGCCGGTGCTGTCGCTCGCCGATTCCGCCGGCGCCTATCCCGGCATCGGCGCGGAAGAGCGCGGCCAGGCCGAGGCGATCGCGCGTTCGACTGATGCCTGCATGGCGCTGACCGTGCCGAACGTCGCCATCATCACCGGCGAGGGCATGTCGGGCGGCGCCATCGCCATCACCACCGCCAACAAGGTCCTGATGCTGGAGCACGCGATCTACAGCGTGATCTCGCCCGAGGCGGCGTCCTCGATCCTCTGGCGCGACGGCTCCAAGGCGCAGGAAGCCGCCAACAACATGAAGATCACGGCCCAGGACATGCTCCGCTTCGGCGTGATCGACAGCATCCTGAAGGAGCCGGTCGGCGGCGCCCATCGCGACCCCGCCGCCATGATCGCCACCACGGGCGACGCCATTGCCAAGGCCTTTGACGAACTCCGGGGTCTGGACGGGGACGCCATCCGCAAGCATCGGCGGCAGAAATTCCTCGATATTGGCCGGAAACTGGGCTGA